The Epilithonimonas zeae genome contains a region encoding:
- a CDS encoding collagen-like domain-containing protein, protein MKKLYFLAASLAAVMAFSQVQDAMSYQAIIRNSNNELVKSQNVGMRFSILKGSATGPVVYSEIQSQPTNGNGLVTVKIGSGNLLSGSFSSIDWGSDTYFIKIETDPTGSSNYTITGTSQLLSVPYALYAKNSGSSIPGPKGDTGATGAAGPQGIQGLPGVTGATGAQGPQGETGAQGVTGPQGIQGIQGVTGAAGSKGETGAQGITGPQGIPGATGAAGSKGETGAQGITGPQGIQGIPGVTGATGSKGETGAQGIAGPQGIQGIPGVTGATGSKGETGAQGITGPQGIPGATGSKGETGAQGLTGPQGIQGIQGVQGATGPQGVPGIIGATGSKGDTGATGPQGPQGIQGIPGPQGSVGNTGPVGPTGAAGAGAINGSAGGQIYLTNATAPYSAGNPVTMTGNVTIDATGATTISSNVVSNAMVMANAITTSKVANGTVTTSKMADGAITTLKMAMDSNVPANSVLMSATATGQYPSSAWQAGVAWTPITVNKITTTSGTPSASTFLRGDGTWASPGSGGGSGLSMITTTTTQTLPSAAPIQYAVALTGANVGDTVVINPLTTINAGQYLPVFYGTVTAADSVRIYVYDVGDFGNKTFTFKVSVIR, encoded by the coding sequence ATGAAAAAGCTCTACTTTTTAGCGGCTTCACTGGCTGCTGTCATGGCATTTTCTCAAGTTCAGGATGCGATGAGTTATCAGGCTATCATCAGAAATTCAAACAACGAACTGGTTAAGAGCCAGAATGTCGGGATGCGGTTTTCAATCTTAAAAGGTTCAGCAACAGGACCTGTCGTTTACTCAGAAATTCAGTCTCAACCCACTAATGGTAATGGTCTCGTTACAGTTAAAATTGGATCCGGTAATTTACTTAGTGGTTCGTTTTCAAGTATTGACTGGGGTTCTGATACCTATTTTATTAAGATTGAGACAGATCCTACGGGTTCTAGTAACTACACAATAACCGGAACCTCTCAGCTTTTGAGCGTTCCCTATGCTTTATATGCTAAAAATTCAGGAAGTTCAATCCCTGGTCCCAAAGGAGATACAGGTGCTACTGGCGCAGCTGGTCCTCAGGGTATTCAGGGACTGCCGGGGGTGACCGGAGCAACAGGTGCACAAGGTCCACAAGGAGAAACTGGTGCTCAAGGAGTAACCGGTCCTCAAGGAATTCAGGGTATTCAAGGTGTTACTGGTGCTGCAGGATCAAAAGGAGAAACTGGTGCTCAAGGTATAACAGGCCCTCAGGGGATTCCAGGCGCTACCGGCGCAGCAGGATCAAAAGGTGAAACTGGTGCTCAAGGTATAACAGGTCCTCAGGGAATCCAGGGAATTCCAGGCGTTACCGGCGCTACAGGATCAAAAGGTGAAACTGGTGCTCAAGGTATAGCGGGTCCTCAGGGAATCCAGGGAATTCCAGGCGTTACCGGCGCTACAGGATCAAAAGGAGAAACTGGTGCTCAAGGTATAACAGGTCCTCAGGGGATTCCAGGCGCTACAGGATCAAAAGGAGAAACTGGTGCTCAAGGATTAACCGGTCCTCAAGGAATTCAGGGAATTCAGGGTGTACAAGGTGCTACAGGTCCTCAAGGAGTTCCGGGAATTATCGGTGCCACAGGTTCAAAAGGAGACACGGGCGCGACTGGTCCTCAGGGTCCTCAAGGAATTCAGGGAATCCCAGGTCCTCAGGGATCAGTAGGAAACACAGGTCCTGTTGGTCCTACAGGAGCTGCTGGAGCAGGAGCTATTAATGGATCTGCAGGCGGACAAATCTATCTGACGAATGCTACAGCACCATATTCTGCAGGAAATCCAGTAACTATGACAGGCAATGTTACAATAGATGCAACCGGTGCAACCACAATATCATCAAATGTTGTCAGCAACGCTATGGTAATGGCTAACGCAATAACCACTTCTAAAGTGGCCAATGGTACAGTAACGACCAGTAAGATGGCAGATGGTGCCATTACAACATTGAAAATGGCTATGGATTCAAATGTTCCTGCGAATTCTGTACTTATGAGTGCTACAGCAACAGGACAGTATCCAAGCAGTGCATGGCAGGCCGGAGTGGCATGGACTCCCATAACAGTTAATAAAATAACAACTACATCAGGTACGCCAAGTGCAAGCACTTTCCTAAGGGGAGACGGTACGTGGGCCTCTCCGGGAAGTGGAGGTGGAAGCGGCTTGTCTATGATTACAACCACAACAACCCAAACTTTGCCTTCAGCTGCACCTATTCAGTATGCTGTTGCTCTAACTGGCGCCAATGTAGGAGATACTGTTGTTATCAATCCTCTGACGACTATTAATGCAGGACAATATCTTCCTGTATTTTACGGTACTGTAACTGCTGCTGACAGCGTCCGTATTTACGTGTATGATGTTGGTGATTTTGGTAATAAAACATTCACATTTAAAGTTTCGGTCATACGATAA
- a CDS encoding T9SS type A sorting domain-containing protein has protein sequence MTTAGITASNISGSVSATIGQTFNDTAISSAGSAAPGVQQAYEITESLGINITEITLNVSIYPNPTTDYLNLTVGLSDFNKYRYELVDNSGKLLKAKSIGQSKTSIAMSSYPAAIYYLKVSKGGRAIKIFKVLKTDK, from the coding sequence TTGACTACAGCCGGTATAACAGCTTCAAATATCTCAGGAAGCGTCAGCGCTACAATAGGACAGACTTTTAATGATACTGCAATATCTTCAGCAGGAAGTGCTGCACCAGGTGTACAACAGGCCTACGAAATTACCGAGAGCCTTGGTATTAATATCACTGAAATAACCTTAAATGTAAGTATCTATCCAAATCCGACAACAGATTACCTCAATCTAACGGTTGGACTTTCAGACTTCAATAAGTACCGTTATGAACTGGTTGACAACAGCGGAAAATTATTAAAAGCAAAGTCCATCGGCCAGTCGAAGACTTCTATAGCGATGTCATCTTATCCAGCTGCAATCTATTACTTAAAAGTATCTAAAGGCGGCAGAGCTATTAAGATATTTAAGGTTCTTAAAACAGATAAATAA
- a CDS encoding ferritin-like domain-containing protein: MNNDKTISILNDLLNITNDRIAGFAKVAGKAWENYNDLRPAYDDMVAEAWDMKEELIDLIQSKGGNPDDQTSISGAFHRAWIDIKDTFASDKAESTLENVVFGEKAAIDAFQNALNSGELCRESEAVIGKHLQQLSVSYNKFKVLEKIS; the protein is encoded by the coding sequence ATGAACAATGACAAAACAATTTCGATATTAAACGATTTGCTTAATATCACGAATGACAGAATCGCTGGATTTGCAAAAGTCGCCGGAAAGGCATGGGAAAACTACAACGATCTTCGACCTGCGTATGATGATATGGTGGCAGAAGCATGGGATATGAAAGAGGAATTGATCGACCTGATTCAAAGCAAAGGTGGAAATCCTGATGATCAAACCAGCATTTCCGGTGCATTCCACAGAGCCTGGATTGATATTAAGGATACATTCGCTTCTGATAAAGCTGAATCCACGCTTGAAAATGTAGTTTTTGGAGAGAAAGCGGCTATAGACGCCTTCCAGAATGCGCTCAATAGCGGTGAGCTTTGCCGCGAGAGCGAGGCAGTAATTGGTAAACATTTACAGCAGCTTAGTGTTTCCTATAATAAATTTAAAGTGCTTGAAAAAATAAGCTAA
- a CDS encoding DUF4385 domain-containing protein: MNQNKPSYLNFKSKDYPWKPDVDYRKYPELYKVGKGEQGVLICEPYKSEIGPYWRFKTELIAKESSQKIYLLFLEYLKNNDFVGADMARKYLQMGFTRARRYFNYKGGQKYDTGNDYNQLKKGTGDPEKAKSAEIFYQKWRAAENNKQYAALKTAWKKTRG; this comes from the coding sequence ATGAATCAGAATAAACCCAGCTATTTAAATTTTAAATCGAAAGATTATCCTTGGAAGCCTGATGTTGACTACAGGAAGTATCCTGAATTGTATAAAGTGGGAAAAGGCGAACAGGGCGTTTTAATATGCGAACCCTACAAGTCTGAAATCGGTCCTTACTGGCGTTTTAAAACCGAATTAATTGCAAAAGAGAGTTCACAAAAGATTTACTTATTATTTTTAGAGTACCTGAAAAATAATGATTTTGTAGGTGCTGATATGGCGAGAAAATACCTACAGATGGGATTTACAAGAGCACGGCGCTATTTTAATTATAAAGGTGGGCAAAAATATGACACAGGAAATGATTACAACCAATTAAAAAAAGGAACTGGTGACCCCGAGAAAGCTAAATCTGCAGAAATATTCTACCAGAAATGGAGAGCAGCAGAAAATAATAAGCAGTACGCAGCTCTGAAAACCGCATGGAAAAAAACAAGGGGATAA
- a CDS encoding CPBP family intramembrane glutamic endopeptidase — translation MLVTSYILIAVLNPFFEEFYWRGLLTDITPHWNATASTLYSNLLFTFNYVVLQASFRQSTTWEMILFIFITSIIWCITYQKTNSLRWVILSHFVWNLFTIGSFVI, via the coding sequence ATGTTAGTTACATCCTATATTTTAATTGCAGTACTCAATCCCTTTTTTGAGGAGTTTTACTGGCGCGGGCTTCTGACCGATATAACACCGCATTGGAATGCGACTGCCTCTACTTTATATTCAAACCTCCTGTTTACTTTTAATTATGTTGTTTTGCAGGCAAGTTTTAGACAATCTACTACGTGGGAAATGATATTATTTATCTTCATTACGAGCATAATATGGTGCATAACCTATCAAAAAACCAACAGCTTGAGATGGGTCATCCTGTCCCACTTTGTGTGGAATCTATTCACTATTGGTTCTTTTGTTATTTAG
- a CDS encoding DUF421 domain-containing protein has product MKELLFENWEKLGQVALMTVISFVILFLLIRISGKRTLAKFNAFDFVVTVALGSTLAYMMLAMVPLAEGVMVLLLIIAMQYFFAKLASTSDKMEHLINSSPRLLFYKGAYLKENMRTEAITVDEIYAVVRQAGIEKLDEVLAVVIELNGEISVIKKSDIISGSSSLQDINIPGKH; this is encoded by the coding sequence ATGAAAGAACTGCTTTTTGAGAATTGGGAAAAACTCGGACAGGTGGCACTAATGACCGTTATTTCATTTGTTATTCTTTTTCTGTTAATAAGAATATCGGGGAAGCGAACCCTGGCCAAATTTAACGCCTTTGACTTCGTGGTAACAGTGGCATTAGGTTCAACTTTAGCTTATATGATGCTGGCCATGGTTCCTTTAGCAGAAGGTGTAATGGTTTTACTGTTAATTATAGCGATGCAGTATTTCTTCGCTAAACTTGCTAGTACTTCAGACAAAATGGAACATTTAATTAATTCGTCACCACGTCTACTTTTCTATAAAGGAGCATACCTCAAAGAAAATATGAGAACTGAAGCAATTACTGTGGATGAAATTTATGCTGTCGTCCGTCAGGCAGGTATAGAAAAATTAGATGAAGTTTTAGCTGTAGTTATTGAACTTAATGGTGAGATCAGTGTGATTAAAAAATCAGATATCATAAGCGGTTCAAGTTCCTTGCAAGATATTAACATTCCTGGCAAGCATTAG
- a CDS encoding alpha/beta fold hydrolase, whose product MPYITKDQDAQYSIYYEDLGQGEPVILIHGWPLSGKSWELQIQALLDAGHRVITYDRRGFGQSFVSSESYDYNTLAEDLHQLISQLELRKPALVGFSMGGGEVIRYITNYGSDNISKIALVASIIPLVKKKDDNPDGVPQEKLDEIINNLKDDRLNFLESFHMDFYNYGILSKSVSQKQLDYDWNIASQASPIVTIKAAESWANTDFRSEVGAVTVPVLIVHGDDDKVVPIKTAGDQAAQLIGHSQYHVISGAPHGLNITHAEELNPILIEFLKQ is encoded by the coding sequence ATGCCGTACATTACAAAAGATCAAGATGCACAATACAGCATCTACTACGAAGACTTGGGGCAGGGAGAGCCTGTTATTTTAATTCACGGATGGCCCTTAAGCGGAAAATCCTGGGAACTTCAGATTCAGGCGCTCTTGGATGCAGGACATCGCGTGATAACTTATGACAGAAGAGGATTTGGTCAGTCATTTGTAAGCAGCGAAAGTTATGATTACAACACATTAGCTGAAGATCTTCACCAGTTGATATCCCAATTGGAACTTAGAAAACCAGCACTTGTTGGTTTTTCAATGGGTGGTGGTGAAGTGATCCGATACATCACCAATTACGGAAGTGATAATATCTCAAAAATTGCGCTTGTAGCTTCCATCATCCCACTCGTTAAAAAGAAGGACGATAATCCGGACGGTGTTCCGCAGGAAAAACTTGATGAGATTATAAACAACCTCAAAGATGATCGCCTCAACTTTTTGGAGAGTTTTCACATGGATTTCTACAACTATGGTATTCTATCAAAATCTGTGAGCCAAAAACAGCTTGATTACGACTGGAACATTGCTTCACAGGCTTCACCCATTGTAACAATTAAAGCAGCGGAAAGCTGGGCTAATACGGATTTCAGATCTGAAGTAGGTGCAGTGACTGTTCCTGTCTTAATTGTTCACGGAGATGATGATAAAGTTGTTCCTATTAAAACTGCAGGAGATCAGGCAGCGCAACTGATAGGTCATAGTCAGTATCATGTTATTTCAGGTGCTCCACACGGACTAAATATTACTCATGCCGAAGAATTGAATCCAATTCTTATAGAATTCTTAAAACAGTAA
- a CDS encoding ATP-binding protein, whose protein sequence is MELTQCHNIVINTPGYIQNFGYLLGINTQNLSIAFYSQNLADIFGFNSNIINQSLNSINCFNSIAEHPLYREAITGHSDKVKNSGRITLNHQEYHIVVYTYDHFLYIELEQVILADNAEQKALKNVKNLISTKDGNQIWNTLVKDIANITGYERVMIYKFNADATGRVIAEEKNTDLESFLNVHYPESDIPKQARQLYLKNYKRIISDVESQPVPIISAIPDIDLSLSGIRAISPVHLQYLKNGRIASSFSISIIINNELWGMVTCHHSTARHIDLDGRILSEIATFIAANSYSSYKASLALSYDKQLSKSCFELKLQLLSKNNFKDSIFEHSALIHMLSETDGFAALIDGQIISIGDTPDNKLISSIAHWLQSQSHKGFYFNHSFYNEFSTELGLDKNCCGIASCFLNEAQGDLMIWFRREYKDHINWAGRPEKEIAMLNFYKEEKLTYSPRQSFAIYCEEVVNKSRPWRKKDIQRLQKIKEVVDQTAQEFLYKTERANKDLNFLNEELKRVNEELDSYSHTISHDLATPLTVMKLNMQLMAKYNTDQPTIDKIHNVLNEIDNMSEMMNNVLRLSRLKHSEYNFQSIDPADIINKVCLDSKLTYNEDVEIHIGSIYPVIGEKSLIQQVFQNVITNAVKYSSQKETPQVSIRSAVEGDWIIYEIQDNGIGIPYESKHDVFKVFNRMTNSKSFFGNGVGLSIVDNIMKKLGGSVDFESVVDSGTTFYLKFPGS, encoded by the coding sequence ATGGAATTAACCCAATGTCATAACATTGTTATCAATACACCTGGCTATATACAAAACTTTGGTTATCTGCTGGGAATTAATACACAAAATTTATCAATCGCTTTTTACAGCCAAAACTTAGCAGATATATTTGGTTTTAATTCAAATATTATCAATCAAAGTCTTAACAGCATTAATTGTTTTAACAGTATTGCTGAGCACCCGCTATATAGAGAGGCTATCACAGGTCATTCGGATAAGGTTAAAAATAGCGGACGTATTACATTAAATCACCAAGAATATCATATTGTCGTTTATACATATGATCATTTTCTCTATATTGAATTGGAACAAGTTATTTTAGCCGATAATGCTGAACAGAAAGCTCTTAAAAATGTTAAGAATCTCATATCAACTAAAGATGGCAACCAGATATGGAATACACTTGTAAAGGATATCGCAAATATTACTGGCTACGAAAGGGTAATGATATATAAGTTTAATGCCGATGCAACAGGACGTGTTATTGCTGAAGAAAAAAACACTGATTTGGAAAGTTTTCTCAATGTACACTATCCTGAAAGCGATATTCCAAAGCAGGCGCGACAACTATATTTGAAAAACTATAAACGTATTATCTCAGACGTCGAGTCACAACCAGTTCCGATTATTAGTGCTATACCTGACATCGATTTAAGTTTATCTGGGATCAGAGCGATCTCCCCGGTTCATCTTCAGTATCTTAAAAATGGTCGGATTGCCTCAAGCTTCAGTATTTCAATTATTATTAATAATGAGCTTTGGGGTATGGTTACCTGCCATCATTCAACAGCTCGACATATTGATCTTGATGGCAGGATATTATCTGAAATAGCCACATTTATAGCAGCGAATTCATACAGCTCATACAAAGCTTCTCTTGCGCTTAGCTATGATAAGCAGTTGAGTAAGAGCTGCTTTGAACTTAAGCTTCAACTGCTGTCTAAAAATAATTTCAAAGATTCGATTTTTGAACATTCAGCCCTTATTCATATGTTATCCGAAACAGATGGTTTTGCAGCCCTGATTGATGGTCAGATTATAAGCATTGGCGATACACCGGACAACAAACTTATTAGTAGCATAGCACATTGGTTGCAATCCCAATCTCACAAAGGCTTTTACTTTAATCACTCATTTTACAATGAATTTAGTACCGAACTTGGACTGGATAAAAATTGTTGTGGTATTGCTTCCTGCTTTTTAAATGAAGCTCAGGGAGATCTTATGATATGGTTCCGGCGTGAATACAAAGACCATATCAATTGGGCTGGTAGACCAGAAAAAGAAATTGCCATGCTAAACTTTTACAAGGAAGAAAAACTGACTTATTCCCCTAGACAGTCCTTTGCAATCTACTGCGAAGAAGTGGTTAATAAATCACGGCCTTGGAGAAAAAAAGATATTCAAAGACTACAGAAAATAAAAGAAGTTGTTGACCAGACTGCGCAGGAATTTCTTTATAAAACAGAGAGAGCCAACAAGGATCTGAATTTTCTCAATGAAGAGCTTAAAAGAGTGAATGAAGAATTAGACAGTTATTCTCACACCATATCACATGACCTGGCAACACCACTGACTGTGATGAAGCTGAATATGCAGCTGATGGCAAAATATAATACAGATCAGCCGACTATTGATAAAATTCATAATGTACTCAACGAAATCGATAATATGTCAGAAATGATGAATAATGTTCTGAGACTGAGCCGCCTTAAACATTCGGAGTACAACTTTCAGAGCATCGATCCTGCAGACATCATCAATAAAGTCTGTCTCGATTCTAAATTGACCTACAATGAAGATGTTGAGATCCATATTGGATCAATTTATCCTGTTATTGGTGAAAAAAGCCTTATTCAGCAAGTCTTTCAAAATGTTATTACCAATGCTGTAAAATATTCTTCTCAGAAGGAAACACCACAAGTAAGCATTAGATCAGCTGTTGAAGGTGATTGGATTATTTATGAAATCCAGGATAATGGCATTGGCATACCCTATGAATCAAAGCACGATGTTTTCAAGGTTTTTAACCGTATGACTAACTCCAAATCTTTTTTCGGAAATGGTGTCGGATTATCCATTGTCGATAATATTATGAAAAAGCTTGGAGGCAGTGTGGATTTTGAAAGTGTAGTTGACTCAGGCACAACTTTTTATCTTAAATTTCCTGGCTCTTAA